Genomic DNA from Calditerrivibrio sp.:
ACCTAATACCTTCCTCATAAGGGATAGATGCAAATATCGAACTTACAACAGAAATAAATCCAGCCACATCACCTACTGATAACTTGTCATATATCTTCTTATAAACATTATACTCATCCTAAGAAAAACTCTTAAATCTGACTAAAGTCTATTTTTAAAACTGGATAAAATCCCCAATCATAATCTGACTCATATATCCATAGCCCCTTAAAAAGATCTTTGTTCCCTTTAAAGACCTGCTCCAGCGTGGATACCAACAAAGATTTTCCAAACCGGTGAGGGCGAGAAAGTAAATTAAACTGGATGGATGTGATTAAATCCATAGACATATTTAGTTTTATCAACATAGAGGTTGTTATTTTTTATAATCTGCTCAAAACTGGACTGATCTATGGGAAGTTTCTTTTTCATATAATTAATTCAGCATCTGTAGTGTAGTATTTCAATAATTTATCTTCTATACGATATTCTGATACCTTACTATTTCTAACAAGAAGACACAGTTTTATCCATGTCTTCTTGTTTTGGTCTAAGCACCAATTAGCCTTTTCTCTTTTTTTACTGACAGATATATTATCACCGTCAATATTACAAAACCTAAGATACCAATATAGTTACTAATCCTCTCTGGCCATATCATTAGTACACCCATAATTGCATAAATAATCCTTTCAGCCCAGTTTAAAAATCTCATAAAATAACCTTCAAAGAATATTGCTAGGATTAGTAACCCCAGCGTTCCTGTAATAATATTTTCTATCGTTCTGTCCAAAGGTCCAAAAAACAGTATTGCTGGATCGTAGATAAACATAAGTGGTATAAGATAAAGCCCCTTAGCTAATTTCCAAGACTCCATAGCCGTTTCAAATGGCTTACTACCAGCAATACCTGCAGCAGCATAAGCCACCAGAGCTACAGGTGGAGTGACATTTGCATCCTGAGAATACCAAAAAATCAATAGATGTGCTGACAAAAGTGCTCCTACAGCCATGTCTGGAGGAACCATTGCCTTCAACCCAGCGATGACATTTGGATCCTTTAGAACTTCTGCTGGCATTTTCAATACATTTATAAAGTAATCTTTCAGCATTAGGGACTCTAAAAGAGGAGCAGCTAAAACAGCCAAGACTATATATGAAGCTGTTACAGGCAAGCCCATTCCAAGAATAAGTGACACAAGTGCCACAAAAATGATTGCAAGAAATAGACTACCACCAGCCCAATCAGCTATCAAAATGGAAAACTTTATCCCCATACCAACTAGTAATACAATACCCACAATTATACCAGAACACATTAGTACTATTGCTGTATTAATCATATTTTTCCCACCTAATGCCAGAGCATCTAAAATATCCTTTAGTTTCATCGCAGTTTTTCTGTTTAACCAGCTACTAAAAACCACAGATATAATACCTATAGATGCAGCAAAGGTAGGTGTAAAATTCATCATCAATAAGGTGATCAAAACTACCAACGGTATAAAAAACTGCCATCCTTCTTTAAAAACCTCTTTAAAATCAGGCAACTCCTCCTTTGGAATCTTTTTTAGGTTATATTTCTTGGCTTCCAGATGGACAAAAAATCCTACACTCAAAAAATACATTATCGCAGGTATGATTGAGACCATAACGATCTTTGTGTAAGGTACCTGTGTCCATTGGGCCATTATAAAGGCGCCGGCACCCATTATAGGTGGCATTATCTGCCCCCCTGTACTTGCAGCGGTTTCTACACCTGCAGCAAATTTGGGTTTGTAACCCATACTTTTCATCAAAGGTATAGTTATCGAACCTGTCCCAACTGCATTTGCCACAGCACTACCAGACACTGTCCCCATGAGAGCACTGGCAAAAATTGCCATCTTTGCAGGTCCGCCAGTCGTATGCCCAAACAAAGAAATTGCCAGTTTTAAGATAAAGTCACCAGCACCAGATTTAACCATAAATGAACTAAAAAGCACAAACAAGAAAACAAATGTTGATGAAATTGTCGTTACAGAACCAAAAATACCATCAGGAGCAAAATACATTCTATAGAGGAATCTCGACAAACTAACACCAGGAAAATTCCATAGTCCTCCAAGATACTTCCCAAGAAAAAGTGCATAAGCAATAAAAAGTAATGAGATGATAGGTATCGTCCAGCCTGTGGTCCTTCTTGTTATTTCAAGAAGTAAAATTATGGCTATTGATGCTGCTATAAGATCATAGGTGTTAACTTCCTGATTTCTCAGGTTCAGGGCTTCTTCAAAAATAAGCAAATAAAGAGCAGCCATGGCAGATAGGATAGCAAGGATGAGATCTATTTTGAACGTTTCTTTAGGCTTCTTACTACTCAATGGAAAGATAAGAAAACCCATAAAAAGCATCATCCCATAGTGTATAGCATTAAGCTTTAATTCTGGAAGGATACCAAAACTATTATACCAAAGATGTAGTACAGAAGTTGCCACAGCAAACCAGTACACAAATTTATCTGTAAAGCCTGTAAGTTCCCTTTTATTTGTAACACTTTCACCTGATCTATCCTGAATTACACCTTCTTTATTTTCACTCATAATATCTCCTAAAGATATTGATTTACAAGGGTAGGTGGGTTATACCCACCTTTTACTTTACTGAGGCATGAGCTCTTTTGGTATAGTAAGGCCTTTTTCCTTGTAATATTTATATGCACCGGGATGAAGTGGTACAGGCAATCCGTCTAAGGCCTCATTTAGACTTAGTTCTTTTGTCGCTGGATGGATATTTGTAAGGAACTGAAGGTTTTCAAAAATTGTTTTTGTTACCAAATAAACAGTCTCCTCTGACAAATCCTTTCTTGCAACGAGGATATTTGGCTGTCCTATCGTTTTGATATCCTTTGACTGTCCTGGATATGTACCAGCTTTAATAACATACCTCGTCCAGATTGGGTAGCTTGCCCTTATCTTCTTTAGCTGATCATCAGTAAAGTCCAGAACTATAGCACCCTTTTCACCCAACTGAGCATATAGCTGTGTAATCGCAGCTGCAGGAACACCAGCTGGAATATTAGCAGCTCCTACCCTTTTATCCATCATAGCTTGAATAGATTGATTGTAGTCTAAATATTCCAGCTTAAACTCTTTGTCCACATCGATACCCAAAGCTTTTAAGATTGTTCTGCCAGATCCTTCAGTACCACTTCCTCTTTTACCTATTGAGAAAGGCTTACCTTTTAAATTTCTGAGATCCATAATAGTCCCAGTGGTAACATACTCTTTTAGGATTGGAAAATGCTCCACATTCTGCCAGAGCATAGTAATTGCCCTAAAATCCCTCTCAGGTTTTCCGGCATATAACCCTTCACCCGCATACGCCTCTAACGCAAAAAGGGATTGTAAAAGTGCGAGATCTGCTTCTTTCTTTTTCATCATAGAAATATTTTCACCAGAACCTGCCGAGTTTATTGCTGTTGCCTGAATACCGTGAGATGCTTTTAGCTTAATACTAATAAGCGTACCAATAGCAACACCTACAGGATAATATGTCCCACCTGGGGTAGCTGTGGCAATTATAAGATTTTTGTCATCAGCAAATAATACCCCATTCATTAGAAAAACAAACATAGACAGTAAAGCAACAACAAACTTTTTCATTTTTACCTCCTTTGTCTTCTTAACACTATTATACCATAAAAAAACATACTACTCTAAATCAAAATGCACCTCATTAAACCACAAACATTTTTAATTATAGCTTAACTAAGAAGGTAACCTCGTTCCCTTTTAGATTGTAATACAGACCATCAACAAAGGTATTTGACAATACTATCCCCCTACCACAATAGAAATCAGGATTTTCTAATGCTCTGTTAGTCATATTCAGTGAAAAACCATCCCCTTCATCGGTAATGGTTGAAGAAAAGATATAGTTATTGTTATGCTCATAGACACCGTATTTGACAAATATTTTTTTGCAACACATCTTTTCTTTTTCCAAACAATACTTTTCTAAGAGGTTATTTTTGATCAGTTTATGTTTCTGGTCTACATCAATGCCAAGATTTCCATGTTCATAGGCATTCATCAGAAACTCATATAAAGATACTCTTATCTTCGCCAAAACCTCTTCTTTTAATTTTTTTGAAGATAAAAACTCCTCCATCTCTTTTAGAAATACGTTTATCTCATCCATGCATGTATTTAGCTCTGTCTTAATCTCCCACACTTTTTTGAAATTTGATTTTTTGATATAAAATATTGTGACATCATCATTAAATGTCAAAATCTTCTCTGAAAACCTCTGCTCAAAATTATTATAAAAGAGACTTGCCTTAAAATCATTGTTCACTTCATTCAAATATACACCTTGACCATTCACATAGCTTTCCACAAGACCATCGGAACATATAGCCATAGAATCAAAATCTTTAAGACTAAGTGAAGAGATATTCATTGTTTGTGAATACTTAGTCAAAGGTGGATTATTACTCTGAATCTCTGTAACTTTTCCACCAGCATCCTTAATCAGCATAGAAGGCATCCCGCAGTGGGTATAGGCACACAAACCTTTATTTAGATCAAGTAAGAAAAAAGAAGCTGAAAGCATCTCTTCAGGCAACAATATCTTTTTTACGTAGTCCAAAAAGCTTTCCAACGTTTTTGCAAAATTAAAATCGTTGTTTTCAAGCCCTTTATCTACCGAGTGGTTTAAAAACGCTATCGATAAAACAGAAGTAACAGAAGCAGACAACCCTTTTCCCATTGTATCAAGAATGACGCCAAAAATAATACCATCCCCTAAATATCTATAAGTAAAAGCATCCCCACATAAAATCTCCATAGGTCTATAAAAAGAGTTAAACAGATAGTAATCATCACCAATCATGATTTTTTTCTTTTCTATGTCATTTAAAAGTAAGCTCAGCTCCTTTTTATAAGCCATGTTTTGTTGATTAGTGTGATACTTTTCCCTATAGCGCAGTAGCTCAATTTCCATCTCCTTTTCTTTAATCAATCTTTGTTTTAAAAGTACCCTACTTGAGGCATCAAGAAGAGCCGAAATCAACATACTTTTAGTGATCGGCTTTTGAATAAACCTACCAATCCCCAGGTTTAACAACTCTTTCATATCGTTTATACTGTCGGAGGATGTTATAACAACAATAGGTACTTCTAAATCCACTTTTCTGATCTGTTTGATCATCTCAATACCGTCCATCTCCGGCATATAAACATCGGCCACAATAATATCAAACTTATTTTGTAAAAACGCAAGCAGACCTATCTTCCCATTTTCAGCAATGTGAACGGTATTAAAGATACTTTCTAAATAGCGTTTTATAACCAAAGCAGAGACTTTATCATCGTCAACAATAAGAAGGTTTAGATTTTTTAAAAAACTTTTAAGTTCGCTCATCCCTATCTACATCTTTTTTGGTAGATAAAGAACTATATCTGGAAAAATAAAAATTATCAATACCAAAAAACACATCATAAAAAAAGCAGGTAAAGCCTGTTTTGCGATATAAGCCATATCCTTACCAGTTAACCCTTGAATGACAAAAAGATTGAAGCCTACAGGTGGTGTAATCTGTGCCATCTCAACAACAATTACGAGAAATATTCCAAACCAGATAAGGTCGATCCCAGATTGCTCTATGGCTGGCAATAAAACAGAGATTGTTAAAACAACCATAGAGATACCATCTATAAACATACCTAAGATAATATAAAATATTGTTAAAACAATAATCAAACCATACGGTGGCAGATTAAGAGCAGATATAGCCTCAGCCATGTGTCTTGGTAGTCCAATAAAACCCATGGAGAGACTCAAAAATGAAGAACCAGCAAGAATTAGTGCAATCATACAGTAAAGCCTTGTAGCTGATAAAAGACTCTCTTTAAACGTCTGGAACGTCAGTGTTCCTTGAAAATATGCTATTATAAGCGCCCCTACTACACCCACTGCTGAGGCTTCAGTAGCTGTTGCTATACCTGAGTATATGGATCCCAATACAGCTATGATGAGTAACACCGGCAATATGAGATTTTTAGAGGATTTAATTTTATCTAATAAACTTAGCCCCGTTATTTCTGAAGGGATCTTATCCTTATTGAAAAAAGACCAAACGATTATATAAATCATGAAAATCGCGGCAAGGGTAAGACCTGGCACTACTCCAGCTATAAAGAGCTTAGCAATGGATACATTTGCCGCTACCCCATACACAATCATGATGATCGATGGTGGTATGAGAAAACCCAATGTGCCAGCTCCAGCTAAAGTGCCTATAATCTTTTCTTCGGGGTATTTACGCTTTGAAAGCTCTGGTATTGTTATTTTACCAATTGTAGCTGTAGTGGCTGCAGAAGAGCCAGAAACAGCGGCAAAGATAGTACATGCAAGGATATTGACATGCAGAAGTTTGCCAGGAATCCTTTCAACCCATGGCGATACACCCTTAAAGATATCCTCACTCAACTTTGTTCTAAACAGAATTTCACCCATCCATACAAACATCGGTAAAGCAGTCAAAGTCCAACTCGACATGGATCCCCAAATAGTCATCACCATACTATCACCAATAGGTCTGCTGGTAAAAAGGAGCATCCCTAGATAACCCACTAATGCCAGAGCAAGCCCGATCCAAAGACCTGAAGCAAGCCAGAACAACAAAATAATGATCAAATATACCGAAACCGTTACCTCATTCATAGCCATCCTTCTTAAAAATTAGTCTAAAAAGCCTTTCCAGAACACTCATCATAAATACTCCCATCCCCAAAACAAATGCAATTTGGGGTATCCAAAGCGGGGTAGCATCCGGAAGCTGGGATATATCTTTAAAAATAAAAGAGAAATAGACCATCTTACCAGCATAAAAAAGGATATAACCCACTATAAAAAGAGCTGCAAAGGTTGCAAATATTTCAAGGTACCTTTTTTTAGATGGTGTTAGGGCGTTTAAAATTATCGAAACCCTTATATGTTCGTTTCTGTGGAAAGTTTCAGCTAAGGCTAAAAAGAATGTGGTTGCTAAAAAGTAACCTGCATAGGCATCCAAACCGGGTATAGATGTACCAAACAGTCTAACAACTATACTTAAAACTATCGTTAGGAGGGTAGCCGCATTAGCTACAGCAGCTACCCAAAGGGCATATCTATAGATTTTATCCATGATCATTTTTGGAATGCCTGTATCAGGAGTTCCCCATCTTTTCCTGCTTTCTTAAGCCAGTCATCAGTGAGAGTTTTACCTATTTTAGCCAGATCAGCCTGTAATTTTGCAGAAGGCTCCAACACCTTCATCTTTTCTGAGAGGGTTTTCTTTGTAGTATTATAGTTTTCCTGACTCATAGCCCAACCTCTTTTTTCAGCATCTGCAGCCGCCTTCAAAAGAGCATCTTTTTGATCCTTTGGAAGGGCATCAAATATCTTTTTGTTCATAAAAACTACATTTTTAGGGAGCCAAGCCTTTATGTCATAAAAATGGGTCATGGTCTCCCAAGCTTTGGTATCCACTCCTGTGGCAGATGAGGATATAAAAGCATTTACAACTCCTGTTGCAAGAGCCTGTGCAAGCTCAGCTGCCTGAATTGTCACAGGCTGAGCACCCACCAGTTCAGCTATCCTTGAGATTGTGGGATTATACGATCTAAGTTTTAGACCTTTGAGATCCTCAACCCCGTTTACATCTTTTTTAGTATAAAGCCCCTGTGGTGGCCATGGAACCGAGAAAAGTATCTTCAAACCTTGTGCTTCAAACCTCTTCTCTATTGTAGGACGACTAACCTGCCATAACTTCTCAGCTTTGTCATAACCTGTAGCTAAAAAAGGTATTGAGTCGATACCCATAATTGGGTCTTCATTTTCAAGGGAAGAAAAGATAACCTCTCCAATCTGAACTTGACCAGTCTGCACAGCTCTTTTGATCTCTGTCATCTTAAATAAGGATGCATTGGGGTGTACTGTTATCTTGATTTTACCACCCGTCAGCTTATCCACATCCTCAGTAAACTTCTGAATATTTACTGTGTGAAAGTTAGCTACAGGATATGGTGTGGGCATATCCCATTTCTCCGAAGCAAAAGCAAAACAACCAAAAAGAAGCAAAAACGTAACAACCAAAATTCTTTTCATTCTTACCTCCTATTTACATATTTGTTTGATCAATATCTTCAACTCCTTTGTTATGGTTATAGCATTCTCATTATCCCCATGTACACATATAGTATCTGGATTGATCTGAATTATTTTGTGGTCAATGGTCTCAACTACATGCTCTTTAATCATCATCTCAACCCTTCTCTTGATCACCTCCACATCTTCTATAACAGCATTTGGTACTTTTCTACTCACAAGTCTACCGTTAATGTCATATTGTCTATCAGCAAATGCTTCCTGTAAATATCCAAGCCCCACATCTTCACACGCTCTAACCATCTCAGAATTAAACAAAACAACCATCTTCAAAGAAGGATCAAAAGATTTTACCCCTTTTGCAATTGCAAGAGCTGTGCCATAATCTATAGCAGCATGGTTATATAAAGCTCCATGGGGTTTTACGTGATCCATCTTAACTCCATGTTTTGCACAAAAACCAGCCAACGCTGATATTTGATATAGGATATCTGCTTCCACCTCCTTCGGAGTAGCGTCTAAAAACCTTCTACCAAAACCAACAAGATCTCTATACGAAGGATGGGCGCCGACCTTCACACCGTATTCTTTTGCCAAAGCTACAGTGACATCCATAACCTGTGGATCACCAGCATGAAAACCACACGCAACATTCACCCTGTCCACATACTTGATCACTTCTTCATCATTGCCCATTTTATAGGCACCAAAACTTTCACCTAAATCACAATTAAGATCTACTGGCATAATATATCTCCATAATGACACTGAGCTTTTTATACAGCTTCCTTCGTCTATAAAAATGTTTGAGCGACTCTTCATAGGAAACAGGCACCAAATAAAATCTATGATGGGGTCTCATCTGGGCTAACCTACTCAAGTCGTTTTCTATAACATAACCAAGTACTTTATACCCGCCGGTTGTCTGACAATCTTTCATCAAAACAATAGGCTCACCCGAATTGGTAATCTGGATTGTTCCGGGCACAGTGGGTTCTGTAATAGTATCATAGGTACCTCCCATGTCACATGGTTCACAATATTTTAACCTTATACCCATTCTGTCAGATTCCATAGAGATATAATATTTAACTCTGCAAAATTTTTCAATATCTTTGTTTCTTTGAGAAGGGACAAATCTTATCATTTCGGCATTGAATACTGGTAAAAGTTCAAAAGAAAGTGAAAATCCTACCTTGTTATTACTCAACAGAGGCTTCACCGGTAGCAAATCACCTTTTCTTAAGGGTCTCCCACCAAGCCCACCGATGGCACCTCTTGTAAAAGTTGATCTACTGGAAAGTTCTGGCTCAACATCAATTCCACCTTTTATACAAAGATATGACCTAAAACCAGAAACAGCAGTTTCCCCCTTTAAGAGATCACCTTTTCTAACCTGATATGTTTTAAAAGTCCTAATTTTTGTATCGTTGATGCTAAAGCCACAATCAGCACCTGTTAGACAGATTATAGCATCCTCTCCAAACCTGTAGGCACCACACCTTTGAGTAAACTCCAACGCAGCCTCACCAGCACTATTCCCAACAAGTATGTTCCCAAGCTCATAGGAATAGTCATCCATAACTCCAGATTGGGGAACACCATATTGACCAAAACCAAATCTACCTCTATCCTGAACAGTGGTGAAAAACCCAGGATCAAGTACTTCTATCATAATCGATATCCTTTATCTTTACAGGGTATCTCTTGGGAGTAAATTCACCTTTTTTTATCGTTTCGTATCCCTTTTTGTCAATGGAAACAAACATAACACCCTGACCTGAAGCAAATAAAAAGGGCTCTCCTCTATTTTTATCAAAAAGCTTTAATGGTGTTCTACCTATTATTTGCCATCCACCAGGACTATCAAGGGGATAAATCCCAGTTTGGGTGCCACCAATCCCTACAGAACCAGCTTTTACCAGCTGTCTCGGTTGACTCTTTCGGGGCATATGGATCCTTTTATCTAGACCACCCAAGTATGGAAAACCAGGTAAAAACCCTAAAAAGTATATATAATAAACCCTACTAACGTGTAGGTTTACAATTTCAAGAAAATCCAAACCTGTAATTAACTCAGCCTCCTTTTTATCCAAAGCAAATTCGTCGTCATAACATACAGGGATCTCTGTTACCAAGATCTCTTTTTCCATAACATCTTCTCTCTTTGTACTTCCACAATTCTCTATAATTTTTTTCAGATAAATCATATCTACAGGTTCTTTAAAATGAATATACAAAGAGCTATAGCTGGTAATTATATTAAGCACCCCCATATTTGCTTTAATAACCTCTACAAGACTATTAACAGCAACATTGACCATTAAATCTATACTGTTTCCCAGAAAGATTTTTATCTTACTGTCTGTTAACTGTTCAACCATGTAGTCTTTCATATCATCTTCTTAGGATCAAAAAACTCTTTTGCTTCCTCTTCCCCCATCAAACCCTTTTCAAGCACAACCTGCTTAACAGTCTTCTTCTCCTTAAATGCTTCATAAGCTATTTGAGCAGCCTCATCATACCCCAATTTTAAAGCTAAAGGAGTAACAATTGCCATAGACCAATCCACAAGCTCCTCACATCTATCCCTATTGGCTGTTATCCCATTTATACATTTAGTAGAAAGGGCATCCACTACATTTGTCAAAAGCTTCAACGACCATAAACCTTTATAAGCTATCAAAGGCATCATGACATTTAGCTCCAATAAACCACTTGCACCAGCTATCGATATCGTATGAACGTTACCCATCACCTCAGCTGCCACCTGTATAGTGGCCTCGGGTATTACTGGGTTAACCTTACCCGGCATTATCGAACTACCGGGCTGGAGAGATGGTAATTCTATTTCACCAATCCCACATCTGGGCCCAGAGCTCAAAAGTCTAAGATCGTTGGCTATCTTCATGAGGGATACAGATAGGGTGTTCATAGCTCCAGCAAAGAAGACTGTAGCATCCTTTGTGGCTATCCCTTCAAAAAGATTCTCGGCTTGCCTAAACTCAATACCAGTATAGCCAGATATCTCCTTAATAGCTAATTTTGCAAAATATGGATCAGCATTTAGGCCTGTCCCCAATGCCGTTCCCCCTAACGGTAACTCAAGGAGGTATTTTTCCGCATCGATAAGACGCTTTTTAGAATTCTTGATCTGATAAAGGTATCCAGAAAACTCCTGCCCCAACGTCATCGGAACAGCGTCCATAAGATGGGTTCTACCTATCTTTATTATATCTGCAAACTCTTCCACCTTCTGGGTTAGTACCTTTTCCAAACTACTTAAAGCATCCACTAATTTTTTACTCTCCATGATAAACGATATATGAATAGCACTGGGGATGACGTCGTTACTGGATTGACATCTGTTTACATCATCATTTGGATGACATAACTTTTTATCCCCTTTCTTACCACCTAAAAGCTCACATGCTCTATTTGCTATGACTTCGTTAACATTCATGTTTGTGGAGGTTGCAGAACCTGTCTGGAATATATCGAGGGGAAATTGATCATCAAATTTACCCTCTATTACCTCAATGGAGGCTTTTATTATGGCATCAACTTTTTTAGCATCTAAAAGACCCAATTGCAGATTTGCGGTTGCTGCTGCCATTTTAATAATGGCCACAGCTTTTATAAACTCCTTTGGCAGCCTTTCTCCAGAGATAACAAAGTTTTCATTAGCTCTTGCTGTTTGAGCCCCCCAATAAGCATTTTCTGGTATTTTCATTTCTCCCATACTGTCCTTTTCTATTCTATATTCCATATATTACCCCTTGAAGATTTAATTTTTTTATATTAAAATTATAACACAGGAGTTGAAAATGACAAATGAAAAAATATTTTCAATATTAAGGACGGAACCTAAATTTTTAGACCTTACAAATGATGAGCTCACTGCTCTTATAAGCTATTGCCAGCTCGAAGTTTTCCCAAAGGTCTCCACTATTATAAAGGAAGGTGAATTTGGAAACAAGTTTTATTTTATCATTGAAGGGGAAATAGGTATATCCAAGTCCATATCTGATGAAATCATCTTCTTCATATCATCCCTTAGAAAGGGTGATTTTTTTGGAGAAATGGCTATAATAACCGAATATCCACGATCTGCCAATGCCTTTGCCAAAACAGATGTCACTTTACTATCCATGACAAGGGACAGTCTGATCAGATTTAAAAATGATTACCCCCTTGCCTTTGGAAAGTTTTCCTATATTTTAGCAAAAACTTTAGCAGATAGACTTTACAAAGTAGAGGAAAGGATCAAAAATATCATAAAGGCTTCAGTCATCAGTGCAATAACCTAATCGTTGAGATATTCCTTGAGTTGGTCAAAACTCTTGTTACCTGGGAAAGTATCCTCCAACTCACCTTTTTTATCGAATATAACTGTCATAGGGATATAATAAGCGTTGTATTTCTTTTTCAAATCCCCCTTGTCAATATAAACATTAAAATGGAATCCATTTTTTCTAACGAAATCGTCCACAAGCTGGGGGTTTTTATCCGTCGATATTGCAATTATATTTATTTTCTGTGTTCTAAAATATTCATAATTCTCATTTAGTGTCTTTAAAAGTGCTTTGCAATAGGGGCAATACACAGCCCAAAAAACTACAACAGTCTTATTATACCCCTGCAATAATAAACCAGAGAAATTATGCCCATCTATCTCCCTTACCTCTGCACGAAGACCTACCGAAATAAGAAGCAAAACGGTAAGAAATATCTTCTTCATTCAGGTAACTTTTATCCTCCACCTACAAAATGAATGATCTCCAATACATCCCCTTCTTTTAAATAGGTGCTATTGTAATTAGATACTTCTATTATTTCCCGATTTAACTCCACCACTACATTTTTCTTTGATAGATTTAGCTCATCCAGTAGCTCAGCAAGATTTTTTTGGGAGCTTATTTCAATATAATTTCCATTTACCTTTACAGTCATATATCCCCCAATAATATCCTTACAGCAAGATTTGCTTGAATATTAGCTGCAACACCGACCCTCGGTGCCATAAGCCCCATACCAGGTCTGGCTTCCGTTTCAAAGTCACCCACCAAAAAAAACCTTTCCTTTATCCTTCTCACCTTGATTGT
This window encodes:
- a CDS encoding AAA family ATPase, producing MDLITSIQFNLLSRPHRFGKSLLVSTLEQVFKGNKDLFKGLWIYESDYDWGFYPVLKIDFSQI
- a CDS encoding TRAP transporter permease; the encoded protein is MSENKEGVIQDRSGESVTNKRELTGFTDKFVYWFAVATSVLHLWYNSFGILPELKLNAIHYGMMLFMGFLIFPLSSKKPKETFKIDLILAILSAMAALYLLIFEEALNLRNQEVNTYDLIAASIAIILLLEITRRTTGWTIPIISLLFIAYALFLGKYLGGLWNFPGVSLSRFLYRMYFAPDGIFGSVTTISSTFVFLFVLFSSFMVKSGAGDFILKLAISLFGHTTGGPAKMAIFASALMGTVSGSAVANAVGTGSITIPLMKSMGYKPKFAAGVETAASTGGQIMPPIMGAGAFIMAQWTQVPYTKIVMVSIIPAIMYFLSVGFFVHLEAKKYNLKKIPKEELPDFKEVFKEGWQFFIPLVVLITLLMMNFTPTFAASIGIISVVFSSWLNRKTAMKLKDILDALALGGKNMINTAIVLMCSGIIVGIVLLVGMGIKFSILIADWAGGSLFLAIIFVALVSLILGMGLPVTASYIVLAVLAAPLLESLMLKDYFINVLKMPAEVLKDPNVIAGLKAMVPPDMAVGALLSAHLLIFWYSQDANVTPPVALVAYAAAGIAGSKPFETAMESWKLAKGLYLIPLMFIYDPAILFFGPLDRTIENIITGTLGLLILAIFFEGYFMRFLNWAERIIYAIMGVLMIWPERISNYIGILGFVILTVIIYLSVKKEKRLIGA
- a CDS encoding TAXI family TRAP transporter solute-binding subunit gives rise to the protein MKKFVVALLSMFVFLMNGVLFADDKNLIIATATPGGTYYPVGVAIGTLISIKLKASHGIQATAINSAGSGENISMMKKKEADLALLQSLFALEAYAGEGLYAGKPERDFRAITMLWQNVEHFPILKEYVTTGTIMDLRNLKGKPFSIGKRGSGTEGSGRTILKALGIDVDKEFKLEYLDYNQSIQAMMDKRVGAANIPAGVPAAAITQLYAQLGEKGAIVLDFTDDQLKKIRASYPIWTRYVIKAGTYPGQSKDIKTIGQPNILVARKDLSEETVYLVTKTIFENLQFLTNIHPATKELSLNEALDGLPVPLHPGAYKYYKEKGLTIPKELMPQ
- a CDS encoding response regulator, with product MSELKSFLKNLNLLIVDDDKVSALVIKRYLESIFNTVHIAENGKIGLLAFLQNKFDIIVADVYMPEMDGIEMIKQIRKVDLEVPIVVITSSDSINDMKELLNLGIGRFIQKPITKSMLISALLDASSRVLLKQRLIKEKEMEIELLRYREKYHTNQQNMAYKKELSLLLNDIEKKKIMIGDDYYLFNSFYRPMEILCGDAFTYRYLGDGIIFGVILDTMGKGLSASVTSVLSIAFLNHSVDKGLENNDFNFAKTLESFLDYVKKILLPEEMLSASFFLLDLNKGLCAYTHCGMPSMLIKDAGGKVTEIQSNNPPLTKYSQTMNISSLSLKDFDSMAICSDGLVESYVNGQGVYLNEVNNDFKASLFYNNFEQRFSEKILTFNDDVTIFYIKKSNFKKVWEIKTELNTCMDEINVFLKEMEEFLSSKKLKEEVLAKIRVSLYEFLMNAYEHGNLGIDVDQKHKLIKNNLLEKYCLEKEKMCCKKIFVKYGVYEHNNNYIFSSTITDEGDGFSLNMTNRALENPDFYCGRGIVLSNTFVDGLYYNLKGNEVTFLVKL
- a CDS encoding TRAP transporter large permease subunit; the protein is MNEVTVSVYLIIILLFWLASGLWIGLALALVGYLGMLLFTSRPIGDSMVMTIWGSMSSWTLTALPMFVWMGEILFRTKLSEDIFKGVSPWVERIPGKLLHVNILACTIFAAVSGSSAATTATIGKITIPELSKRKYPEEKIIGTLAGAGTLGFLIPPSIIMIVYGVAANVSIAKLFIAGVVPGLTLAAIFMIYIIVWSFFNKDKIPSEITGLSLLDKIKSSKNLILPVLLIIAVLGSIYSGIATATEASAVGVVGALIIAYFQGTLTFQTFKESLLSATRLYCMIALILAGSSFLSLSMGFIGLPRHMAEAISALNLPPYGLIIVLTIFYIILGMFIDGISMVVLTISVLLPAIEQSGIDLIWFGIFLVIVVEMAQITPPVGFNLFVIQGLTGKDMAYIAKQALPAFFMMCFLVLIIFIFPDIVLYLPKKM
- a CDS encoding TRAP transporter small permease, which translates into the protein MDKIYRYALWVAAVANAATLLTIVLSIVVRLFGTSIPGLDAYAGYFLATTFFLALAETFHRNEHIRVSIILNALTPSKKRYLEIFATFAALFIVGYILFYAGKMVYFSFIFKDISQLPDATPLWIPQIAFVLGMGVFMMSVLERLFRLIFKKDGYE